In the Primulina tabacum isolate GXHZ01 chromosome 7, ASM2559414v2, whole genome shotgun sequence genome, GTAGTTACCATTTAACTGGTGGACGCATGTTTTTATTCGATTGCTATTCTGTGTAATCCAGTAACCTGCAACGGCTTCGAGAATTTGTAAGACATGTGTACGTTGAACGGAAGTTTGCTGGTGGGAATAGATCTGATAGGCTATCAGTATTTGAGGTAAGAATCCTGGTCGTAAATACATAATATAGGCATATTCATTgaatttatgcttaaaatttcattTATGCGAACTGTAAAAGTTCAGGATCGGAGGAAAGATTCTCATGAGCCACGTTCTTCTGGAAAATCTAGCTGGGGCAGAAAGGACTACAATTTGGAGAGGCGTTCATTTGAGAAAGGTGGAAAAAGTGGCGGTGATGGCTCTTATGAACATTGTTCTACTGAAAAATCTTGTCCGGCTCCAAGATTTGATGGCAAAAATTTTAAGGACACGGAGGAAAGGAGTCGTCCTCTATATGTCCAAGAAAATGTCAGACCAGGTGGCCAAAGGAGTCGTTCCACACGGTTTGAGATAGTTGATGACAGGTTTCGAGATGATGGGAATGTGAAGCTTTATGACAGGTACGGTCAAAGAGAATCCAGAGGAGAGAGCAGTTCGCCTAGTTCTCGGAAGCGAGGAGAGACAAGTGTTCCTGAAATACGCCCCGTAAAAGATATTTTAGGCGACAAAGTTCCACCTCTTACAATAGGCGAGCCTCCCAACGCCCATCCTAGTAATCAAGATTCTACAGATGGGAATAAAATACAAAAGGGGATTGTAAATCTCAGTAGCTTGATCGATTTTGATGACAACCCTGGGCCTCAGGGGCAGTTGGATTCAAACAAGTTTGATGAAGATACGGCTAGTGCTGTAAAGGTGAATACATTGGAGTCTTTATTATTTGAATATTCAGCTCCTGTAACTTCACCTTCTGGTGTTGAAACTTCACCGGGTGCAATGGAAGACCTAATTAGCAGTTCCGCGGCTACTGATGATGGATCAAGAAATGCAACTAAAATTTCTGATTCTTCTGTAACTCTTTCTGCTCCAAAAATGGATGATGACAACATATTTTCTAGCAATAGCAGTGATCCTACAGAACAGATAACCGAGTTACACCAGCAGCAGAATTCTTCGCCCGTGTTAAGTTATCCGAAACCAGTTTCAAATGTTTCATTTGATAAACCATCACAAGTTGACGAAGCAGGAGATGGGTCGATGCCTAATCAAAGAAAGGAACTTCCGGCGGTAATGCTTGTCGTATCCGAACTTTAGGACTTTTTTGTGTTCGAGAATTTTCATGAACTTTTGAAAAGTGTTCTGCAGGACCTCTTTGCTTCAGATTTCACCGCATTCACTCCAGCTGTTTCTGGTGGGCAATTGTGCCCCCCTCATGTAATGCAATCCCAACCTCCTCCAACGGTAGGTATCATCTAAAACGCTGTATTCTTTATTAGACAATCTAAAATCAAAGTTTCGGAGGATTGACACTTGCCGAAAATGGACCTTTCTTTCACAGTCAACTGTTGCTTTTCTGAATGCCACAAAACCAAGCAATCCTTTCGATATTGGCAATGAAAGACCTCAAGCTCAAGCAACCGTGGTGCGTAGAGATACCACTCGTTTTCCAAACAATCAACTTATTTAACACCGTACAgtttgtttatggttttaattttCACTGAAGTTGTGAGTATTATCTTTCTTCGTCTTTTGGTTTAGTTTCCTTCCATGTTATCATTGCAAGGAGCTCTACCAAACATGTCATCCGGTACATTTTTACAGCAGCATCCCTCGCCATACACACTATCATTTTCTCCACTTGCTG is a window encoding:
- the LOC142552332 gene encoding uncharacterized protein LOC142552332 isoform X3, with the translated sequence MPPRIKEEERIENIIRGLLKQPENKRCINCNSLGPQYVCTTFWTFVCTNCSGVHREFTHRVKSVSMAKFNAEEVSALQAGGNERARQIYFKIWDPQRNFYPDGSNLQRLREFVRHVYVERKFAGGNRSDRLSVFEDRRKDSHEPRSSGKSSWGRKDYNLERRSFEKGGKSGGDGSYEHCSTEKSCPAPRFDGKNFKDTEERSRPLYVQENVRPGGQRSRSTRFEIVDDRFRDDGNVKLYDRYGQRESRGESSSPSSRKRGETSVPEIRPVKDILGDKVPPLTIGEPPNAHPSNQDSTDGNKIQKGIVNLSSLIDFDDNPGPQGQLDSNKFDEDTASAVKVNTLESLLFEYSAPVTSPSGVETSPGAMEDLISSSAATDDGSRNATKISDSSVTLSAPKMDDDNIFSSNSSDPTEQITELHQQQNSSPVLSYPKPVSNVSFDKPSQVDEAGDGSMPNQRKELPADLFASDFTAFTPAVSGGQLCPPHVMQSQPPPTSTVAFLNATKPSNPFDIGNERPQAQATVHPSPYTLSFSPLAAPYPINLPQGAYLRQQPNNMPCITSEQGISGGSNDPFASVNPIYQANREESWQAAPHTPSRGVNPFG
- the LOC142552332 gene encoding uncharacterized protein LOC142552332 isoform X1; protein product: MPPRIKEEERIENIIRGLLKQPENKRCINCNSLGPQYVCTTFWTFVCTNCSGVHREFTHRVKSVSMAKFNAEEVSALQAGGNERARQIYFKIWDPQRNFYPDGSNLQRLREFVRHVYVERKFAGGNRSDRLSVFEDRRKDSHEPRSSGKSSWGRKDYNLERRSFEKGGKSGGDGSYEHCSTEKSCPAPRFDGKNFKDTEERSRPLYVQENVRPGGQRSRSTRFEIVDDRFRDDGNVKLYDRYGQRESRGESSSPSSRKRGETSVPEIRPVKDILGDKVPPLTIGEPPNAHPSNQDSTDGNKIQKGIVNLSSLIDFDDNPGPQGQLDSNKFDEDTASAVKVNTLESLLFEYSAPVTSPSGVETSPGAMEDLISSSAATDDGSRNATKISDSSVTLSAPKMDDDNIFSSNSSDPTEQITELHQQQNSSPVLSYPKPVSNVSFDKPSQVDEAGDGSMPNQRKELPADLFASDFTAFTPAVSGGQLCPPHVMQSQPPPTSTVAFLNATKPSNPFDIGNERPQAQATVFPSMLSLQGALPNMSSGTFLQQHPSPYTLSFSPLAAPYPINLPQGAYLRQQPNNMPCITSEQGISGGSNDPFASVNPIYQANREESWQAAPHTPSRGVNPFG
- the LOC142552332 gene encoding uncharacterized protein LOC142552332 isoform X2 translates to MPPRIKEEERIENIIRGLLKQPENKRCINCNSLGPQYVCTTFWTFVCTNCSGVHREFTHRVKSVSMAKFNAEEVSALQAGGNERARQIYFKIWDPQRNFYPDGSNLQRLREFVRHVYVERKFAGGNRSDRLSVFEDRRKDSHEPRSSGKSSWGRKDYNLERRSFEKGGKSGGDGSYEHCSTEKSCPAPRFDGKNFKDTEERSRPLYVQENVRPGGQRSRSTRFEIVDDRFRDDGNVKLYDRYGQRESRGESSSPSSRKRGETSVPEIRPVKDILGDKVPPLTIGEPPNAHPSNQDSTDGNKIQKGIVNLSSLIDFDDNPGPQGQLDSNKFDEDTASAVKVNTLESLLFEYSAPVTSPSGVETSPGAMEDLISSSAATDDGSRNATKISDSSVTLSAPKMDDDNIFSSNSSDPTEQITELHQQQNSSPVLSYPKPVSNVSFDKPSQVDEAGDGSMPNQRKELPADLFASDFTAFTPAVSGGQLCPPHVMQSQPPPTSTVAFLNATKPSNPFDIGNERPQAQATVQHPSPYTLSFSPLAAPYPINLPQGAYLRQQPNNMPCITSEQGISGGSNDPFASVNPIYQANREESWQAAPHTPSRGVNPFG